A window of the Bufo gargarizans isolate SCDJY-AF-19 chromosome 1, ASM1485885v1, whole genome shotgun sequence genome harbors these coding sequences:
- the LOC122925750 gene encoding tigger transposable element-derived protein 1-like: MAPKKHSGKKKVRSSNEGDKNRNAGDKNVQRKHGGKKKVQSSSKGDSKVVKKITIELKKEIIEKHDRGIRVTDLASEYKMAKSTISTILKNKAAIKGADVAKGVTMLTKQRTQVLEEVEKLLLVWLNEKQLAGDSVSEAMICEKARKLHSDLLQRSPSTSAASDEFKASRGWFEKFRRRSGIHSVIRHGEASSSDKATAEAYKLDFAEFMKTEGYVPQQVFNCDETGLFWKKMPNRTYITQEEKALPGHKPMKDRLTLLLCANASADLKIKPLLVYHSQTPRAFREQNVNKARLPVMWRANAKAWVTRQLFMEWLHKVFAPTVRKYLSDNQLPERCLLLMDNAPAHPPALVDDMDAEYDFIKVKFLPPNTTPLLQPMDQQVICNFKKLYTKALFTRCFNVTEETSLTLKEFWKKHFNVVHCINLIDKAWEEVTPRTLNSAWRKLWPECVAEREHDFDGSDAEVVQVIVSMGKSMGLDVDGTDVEELVEEHREELTTEELSELHGEQQRALLEEHSTEEEEEREEVSSDAIKSIMQKWNECHDFFEKHHPNITVVNRVLNLMNDNVVSHFRRVMQRRKRQVTLDRFFRQTEAAARRQRREETPEGDPPDVLMEGDSPSKQ; this comes from the exons ATGGCTCCCAAGAAGCATAGTGGAAAAAAGAAAGTGCGGAGCAGCAATGAAGGTGACAAGAAcagaaatgcag gtgacaagaATGTGCAGCGCAAGCATGGTGGCAAAAAGAAAGTGCAGAGCAGTAGTAAAGGTGACAGCAAGGTTGTGAAGAAAATAACCATTGAGCTGAAGAAGGAAATTATAGAAAAGCATGACCGTGGTATTCGTGTGACTGATCTGGCCTCGGAGTACAAGATGGCAAAGTCAACAATCTCGACTATTCTGAAAAACAAAGCCGCCATCAAAGGAGCTGATGTTGCAAAAGGAGTGACAATGTTAACCAAGCAGAGGACGCAAGTTCTGGAAGAGGTGGAAAAACTTTTGTTGGTGTGGTTGAATGAGAAACAGCTGGCAGGTGATAGCGTTAGTGAAGCTATGATCTGTGAGAAAGCCAGGAAATTGCACAGTGATTTACTGCAAAGAAGCCCCTCTACAAGTGCAGCAAGTGACGAATTTAAAGCCAGTAGGGGGTGGTTTGAAAAATTCCGCAGGAGAAGTGGCATCCACAGTGTGATTAGACATGGTGAGGCTTCCAGTTCTGACAAGGCCACAGCAGAAGCCTACAAGTTAGACTTTGCGGAATTCATGAAGACAGAAGGATACGTCCCTCAACAAGTGTTCAACTGTGATGAAACAGGgctcttctggaaaaaaatgcCGAACAGAACCTATATCACGCAGGAGGAAAAGGCACTACCAGGGCACAAGCCCATGAAGGACAGATTGACCCTTTTGCTGTGTGCCAACGCAAGTGCCGATCTAAAAATTAAACCACTACTGGTGTACCATTCTCAGACCCCTCGTGCATTTAGGGaacaaaatgtgaacaaggccagaCTGCCCGTCATGTGGAGAGCCAATGCCAAAGCTTGGGTCACAAGGCAATTGTTTATGGAATGGCTGCACAAGGTGTTTGCACCCACCGTCAGAAAATATCTTTCTGATAACCAGCTGCCTGAAAGGTGCCTTCTTCTGATGGACAATGCCCCGGCACACCCTCCAGCCTTGGTGGATGATATGGATGCAGAGTATGACTTCATCAAGGTAAAGTTCCTCCCACCCAACACAACACCACTTCTGCAGCCCATGGACCAGCAAGTCATCTGCAACTTCAAGAAGCTGTACACAAAGGCGCTCTTCACTAGGTGTTTTAATGTCACTGAAGAGACGTCCTTGACTTTGAAAGAATTCTGGAAGAAACATTTCAATGTTGTCCACTGCATTAACCTCATTGACAAAGCCTGGGAAGAGGTCACTCCCCGAACCCTAAATTCAGCCTGGAGGAAACTGTGGCCAGAATGTGTCGCTGAACGTGAACATGACTTTGACGGGTCTGATGCAGAGGTAGTGCAGGTAATTGTGTCCATGGGCAAGAGTATGGGTCTGGACGTTGATGGTACTGATGTGGAAGAGCTTGTTGAGGAACATAGGGAGGAGCTGACCACGGAAGAACTTTCTGAACTCCacggtgagcagcagagggcacttCTTGAGGAGCATTCCActgaggaagaagaagaaagggaGGAGGTTAGCAGTGATGCCATAAAATCCATTATGCAAAAATGGAATGAGTGCCATGATTTTTTTGAAAAGCACCACCCCAACATAACTGTTGTGAACAGAGTGCTAAATCTCATGAATGATAATGTGGTCTCTCATTTTCGGAGGGTTATGCAGCGCAGGAAGAGACAAGTGACATTGGACAGATTTTTCAGACAAACTGAGGCTGCAGCTaggagacaaaggagagaggaaaCCCCTGAAGGAGATCCCCCTGATGTCCTTATGGAGGGGGACTCTCCCTCCAAACAATAA